A single window of Cryptococcus neoformans var. neoformans JEC21 chromosome 3 sequence DNA harbors:
- a CDS encoding expressed protein yields MATLDPGSSPSRNPFARQPNDVSQGVSFSKSTILPSPNRKRPTLATTVNDVGTSLGDGVMATPADRKVMSSNGGPKSSWRLLWRGGLELGNEGWRLEGITFFALLSFSAPTPTAIHSNPFSFPTPPPSFSPAPSSPFHSLPGGTVDICLSLESMRGRKFLQVRGLVPLPEEELLEGEGEEDGTGGVQVAIAPEAYLLAAYFTGLLCREGKLSSSGRTLCAVVIGLGDEEVDATSKSTILIYGQLQNQSTSSSDKDATRQGALRLLVGRKRLPRPPASEKRIRPGEPLPRAPLFLPPDNKKPFHPFARTLSRSSSTSIYAPPRSASGIEPPPRPGPAPVSGRTPGRRGEKRAIQNGNDEQRKRRTGKIIGVPEKTLPFDVADQSKEDGERRERSMVPNESSYRAASPSQTSMVAPEAVLGEEQDIFGLRAASMSRIPSAGGRSSIAGDKVVGGEDNSEELAGVGQAKRARVPQQILDNKASIRKQTLLLLEERGVSRTNDLFKEIFGITTKGVYFAFRDRLEETPLPKPDIHRVVLGHLDMYLPTSPFKQVHPEGTIFEEDEKPFHESADRKTNVSGEQSLYLHEYHDRKVKLEPVAE; encoded by the exons ATGGCAACCCTCGATCCcggctcttctccttcaaggAACCCATTCGCGAGGCAGCCAAACGATGTTTCTCAAGGTGTTTCTTTTTCGAAGAGCACAATCCTACCAAGCCCCAATCGCAAACGACCAACATTGGCCACAACCGTTAACGATGTCGGTACGAGCCTCGGAGATGGCGTCATGGCGACGCCCGCGGATAGAAAGGTAATGTCGTCGAACGGGGGCCCAAAATCAAGCTGGAGATTGCTTTGGCGGGGAGGTTTAGAACTTGGCAATGAAGGTTGGAGGTTGGAAG GAATCACTTTTTTCGCGCTCTTATCCTTTTCAGCGCCAACCCCAACAGCGATCCATTCTAACCCATTCTCTTTCCCTAcaccacctccttccttctctcctgcaccttcttcaccattcCATTCTTTACCAGGAGGAACGGTCGATATCTGTCTTTCACTCGAATCCATGAGAGGCAGGAAGTTCCTTCAGGTCCGCGGATTGGTGCCCTTGCCAGAGGAGGAACTgttggaaggtgaaggtgaagaggatggtacGGGTGGGGTCCAAGTCGCCATTGCTCCTGAAGCATATCTATTGGCGGCGTACTTCACGGGGCTTTTGTGCAGGGAAGGGAAGCTGTCGAGTAGTGGAAGGACGCTATGTGCCGTTGTCATTGGTTTaggtgatgaggaggttg ATGCAACGTCCAAATCAACAATTTTAATCTACGGTCAGTTGCAGAATCAAAGCACCAGTTCTTCAGACAAGGATGCAACAAGACAAGGCGCTTTACGTCTACTtgtgggaaggaagagactACCGCGACCACCAGCTAGCGAAAAAAGGATCAGGCCAGGCGAACCATTACCTCGAG CTCCCTTATTCTTGCCCCCTGACAATAAGAAGCCCTTCCACCCATTCGCCCGGACGCTGTCTCGCTCATCTTCTACTTCCATTTATGCTCCACCCCGCTCGGCTTCCGGAATTGAACCACCTCCCAGGCCTGGACCTGCACCCGTTTCTGGACGAACGCCGGGGCGACGGGGCGAAAAGCGAGCAATACAAAATGGGAACGACGAACAACGAAAACGAAGGACTGGGAAGATTATTGGTGTCCCTGAGAAGACATTGCCATTTGATGTTGCTGATCAATccaaggaggatggagaacgaagagaaaggagtATGGTTCCTAATGAGAGTTCCTACCGTGCAGCATCTCCATCACAAACGTCTATGGTGGCTCCAGAAGCAGTTCTTGGGGAAGAGCAGGATATATTCGGGTTGAGGGCGGCTTCGATGAGCAGGATACCTTCGGCCGGTGGGCGATCTTCCATCGCCGGCGATAAGGTCGTGGGAGGTGAGGACAACTCTGAGGAACTTGCAGGTGTTGGACAAGCTAAGAGAGCCAGAGTACCTCAACAAATTTTGGATAACAAAGCT TCAATCCGCAAGCAAACTCTACTGCTTCtagaagaaagaggggTTTCTCGTACGAACGACCTCTTCAAAGAGATATTTGGAATCACCACAAAGGGGGTGTATTTTGCGTTT CGAGATCGACTGGAAGAGACTCCTCTCCCAAAACCAGATATCCATCGAGTCGTTTTAGGTCACTTGGACATGTACCTCCCGACATCCCCCTTCAAGCAAGTTCATCCTGAAGGGACGATAttcgaagaagacgagaaaCCTTTCCACGAGAGTGCCGATAGAAAAACCAACGTCAGCGGCGAGCAATCGCTATATCTGCACGAATATCATGACAGAAAGGTCAAACTAGAGCCCGTAGCTGAGTAG
- a CDS encoding zinc-type alcohol dehydrogenase, putative, with translation MAITHATGYAISSPDNYLNFELKKYELEPLEDDRITVAVECCGVCGSDHHTISGGWGPFQTKFVVTGHEVVGKVVEVGSKVSEFKVGDRVGVGAQVGSCGKCKSCKGPNENYCVQPVHGYNTHWYDGSEHQGGYSTHVRAQERFVFSIPESLKSTDAASMLCAGITTFAPLVRNGAGPGKKVGVVGLGGLGHYAVLFGTALGAEVTVFSRSDAKKEDAMKMGAKNFIATGEEGFQKGHELEFDLIIVTASSNKLPVNELLSCLDVDKKLVFVGMPDEGLTNITSQALSGNGASLASSHLGNRQEVQRMLKLAAEKNVKPWVEILQMKDAAKAIKAVENSTVRYRSILIQDIDA, from the exons ATGGCTATCACTCACGCTACCG GCTACGCTATCTCTTCCCCTGACAACTACCTC AACTTTGAGCTTAAAAAGTACGAGCTTGAGCCTCTTGAGGACGACCGTATTACTGTCGCTGTAGAGTGCTGTGGTGTCTGCGGATCT GACCACCACACTATCTCTGGTGGCTGGGGTCCTTTCCAGACCAAGTTTGTCGTCACTGGCCATGAAGTCGTTGGCAAGGTCGTCGAGGTTGGCTCTAAGGTTTCTGAGTTCAAGGTTGGCGACAGAGTCGGTGTTGGTGCCCAAGTTGGCTCATGTGGAAAGTGCAAGTCCTGCAAGGGCCCTAACG AGAACTACTGTGTCCAGCCCGTTCACGGCTACAACACCCACT GGTACGATGGTTCTGAGCACCAAGGTGGCTACTCTACCCACGTCAGGGCCCAGGAGCGATTCGTTTTCAGCATTCCCGAGTCCCTCAAGTCTACTGATGCTGCTTCCAT GTTGTGCGCTGGTATCACCACCTTCGCTCCCCTTGTAAGGAACGGTGCTGGTCCCGGCAAGAAGGTTGGTGTGGTTGGTCTCGGTGGCCT CGGTCACTACGCCGTTCTCTTCGGTACTGCTCTTGGCGCTGAGGTCACCGTTTTCTCTCGTTCCGacgccaagaaggaggatgctATGAAGATGGGTGCCAAGAACTTCATCGCTACGGGCGAGGAGGGTTTCCAAAAGGGCCATGAGCTCGAGTTTgacctcatcatcgtcactGCTTCCTCCAACAAGCTCCCCGTCAACGAGCTCCTCTCTTGTCTTGATGTTGACAAGAAGCTTGTCTTCGTCGGTATGCCTGACGAAGGCTTGACCAACATCACTTCTCAAGCTCTTTCTGGCAATGGTGCCTCTCTTGCCTCTAGCCACTTGGGTAACAGGCAGGAGGTGCAGCGAATGTTGAAGCTTGCGGCTGAGAAGAATGTTAAGCCTTGGGTTGAGATCTTGCAGATGAAAGACGCGGCCAAGGCTATCAAGGCCGTTGAGAACAGCACTGTCAGGTACAGGTCTATTCTTATCCAGGACATCGACGCCTAA
- a CDS encoding glycine rich protein, putative yields MLPLSLLTAAQGKPMLVELKNGVTFNGHLVECDTFMNVTLREVYQTSADGERFWKMKEMFIKGNIIKYFRIADNILEQAAEEQDKARAANRARGGARGGRGGPGGARGGRGGPPGRGGPPGRGGGPARGGFNQRGRGGPPRGGPPRP; encoded by the exons ATG CTTCCACTCTCACTTCTTACAGCCGCTCAAGGCAAGCCAATG CTGGTGGAACTGAAGAATGGAGTTACCTTCAACGGTCACCTAGTGGAATGCGACACTTTCATGAACGTTACTCTTCGAGAGGTTTACCAAACTTCAGCGGACGGCGAGCGATTCTGGaaaatgaaggagatgtttATCAAGGGTAACATT ATCAAGTATTTCCGTATAGCAGACAACATTCTGGAACAAGCGGCTGAGGAACAAGACAAGGCCCGAGCAGCGAACAGAGCGCGAGGCGGAGCTAGAG GTGGACGGGGCGGACCAGGAGGTGCTCGAGGTG GTCGAGGTGGACCACCTGGGCGAGGCGGACCCCCCggtcgaggaggtggaCCGGCACGTGGCGGATTCAATCAAAGGGGTAGAGGAGGACCACCTAGGGGCGGACCGCCTCGACCATAA